From a region of the Mercurialis annua linkage group LG1-X, ddMerAnnu1.2, whole genome shotgun sequence genome:
- the LOC126674516 gene encoding ethylene-responsive transcription factor 2-like, which yields MEIFGENSNDYSNLLESIQDYLLEDDFETLTNASPHILLEQDFITLTNTSPHIFLEDDFETLTNASLDALLDDPTSFKLDDLLQFDSMIEESTILPPNNDHCLPEAAVGEEKARSKGSKFKGVRRRPWGKYAAEIRDPKRHGARIWLGTYKTPEDAALAYDRTAFKMRGSKARLNFPHLIGSADYVPVRVTNKRTSLEQSSSSSSSSSSLEMQVGDSTKSKKKIKTINLIANALGHNVCRFTQVINNLANSTLTN from the coding sequence ATGGAAATATTTGGAGAAAATAGTAATGATTATTCCAATCTTTTGGAGTCAATCCAAGATTATCTTCTTGAAGATGACTTTGAAACCCTAACAAATGCCTCACCACATATTTTACTTGAACAAGATTTTATAACCCTAACAAATACTTCACCACATATTTTTCTAGAAGATGATTTTGAAACCCTAACAAATGCTTCACTAGATGCTTTACTTGATGACCCAACTTCTTTTAAGCTTGATGATTTGCTGCAGTTTGATTCAATGATCGAGGAATCTACAATATTGCCACCTAATAATGATCATTGTCTCCCAGAAGCAGCCGTCGGGGAAGAAAAAGCGCGGTCCAAGGGCTCGAAATTTAAAGGTGTAAGGAGGAGGCCTTGGGGCAAGTATGCGGCGGAGATCAGAGATCCGAAGAGACATGGAGCTAGAATTTGGCTTGGTACTTACAAGACGCCAGAAGATGCAGCATTGGCTTATGATAGAACCGCTTTTAAAATGCGCGGTTCAAAAGCTAGACTCAACTTTCCTCATTTAATTGGCTCAGCAGATTATGTTCCGGTTAGAGTGACTAACAAACGTACCTCGCTCGAACAATCTTCTTCATCGTCGAGTTCATCATCTTCTTTGGAGATGCAAGTTGGTGACTCTACAAAGTCGAAGAAgaaaattaaaactattaatttgATAGCTAATGCTCTAGGACATAATGTTTGCCGGTTTACCCAAGTCATCAATAATTTAGCTAATTCAACTCTAACTAACTAG
- the LOC126674509 gene encoding secreted RxLR effector protein 161-like, with the protein MDKANPLSTPIVVRSLKLETDPFRPCEENEDTLSPEVPYLSAIGALVYLANCTCPDISLSVNLLARFSSAPTKRLLNGIKHIFCYLCGSTDLDLFYSNDSKLELIGYANACYLSDPHKVRSQTGHVFTSGGTAISWRSQKQTLVATSSNHVELTTLHEASRECV; encoded by the coding sequence ATGGACAAAGCAAATCCTTTAAGTACTCCTATAGTTGTTCGATCACTAAAGCTTGAAACTGATCCATTTCGTCCTTGTGAAGAAAATGAAGACACTCTTAGTCCTGAAGTACCATACCTCAGTGCAATTGGAGCGCTTGTATATCTCGCTAATTGCACTTGCCCTGACATATCATTGTCTGTCAATTTATTAGCAAGATTCAGTTCAGCTCCCACGAAGAGACTTTTGAATGGAATCAAACATATATTCTGTTATCTTTGTGGAAGTACTGatcttgatttattttattctaacgaTTCAAAATTAGAATTGATTGGTTATGCAAATGCATGTTATTTGTCTGATCCTCATAAGGTTAGGTCTCAAACTGGACATGTATTTACAAGTGGAGGTACTGCAATTTCTTGGCGATCACAAAAACAAACACTTGTAGCCACTTCCTCAAATCATGTTGAACTTACTACATTACATGAAGCAAGTAGGGAATGTGTGTAG